The genomic interval CTTTCTGGAGAAGGGCTCAAGTGGTGGCTGACAGCTAGCTTTGTACCTTTCTGAGCTGAGGCTGTTCTACTAGAGATAAACAAAGCAGCAGCCTCCCAGGCACATGCAAAGCTATAGCAGCCTTTCCTAGTAGTTTAcagtcagagcagcagcagcagaaagaggtTTTCTTCCCCAGTTTTTACCTGCAGGTCAATATATCCATCATCAGTGCTGGAGAGCTTGGAATATTTGACTTTGCTACTGGGAATCCCAGCAGCCAGATTTGTCCGTGATGGCATCATTACAAGGAAGCCTGAGCATCAGCTAGAACCTGGAAAGtgagaagaacagcaaaaaaaatatcagagcaaACTGGACAATAGAATCTGAGAGACATGGATCAAGTTTCTTACTTGAAACAGTGTCAAGTCTGTACTAACAAACAGGCATCTTTGTTCTTCATAAAttcttttcaaacaaaacttTGTATTTAAGCCTAAAATACAGGGGCATGGATATAGCTGCAACAGGGTTTGCCAATATTTGAAAGCAAAGTCAGACTAAGGTAGAATTTGCATTTAAAGTAAGATAGAAATTCCAGAATATACAATGTATAAATCAGCTCTCATTTCGCAAGGAGATCACACTTCCAGCAGGGAGATGTCTGAGGTCCAGCTATTTCTGAACAGGGACACTAGCaaataaacccaaaccagaacTAAACAAAGCAGCTTTTCAACCAGCCAGATATTTTGCAatagatccatttttaaaaaaaaaaaaaaccaaaaaacacaaaaaccaacccaacacaaaaaaacccaaccactgGAAACGAGAATGAAATGGAACTGTCATTCCCAAGACTGCTCAGGTTATGACTCAGAGGGAACATGACAAGGGGACAGAGTGATTAGTGGATGAGGTAACGAAAAAACCAGCAAGGAACTAAAAAGCATAAGTCACTTGTCTGTCTAGCTGCGAGGGAGGCAGCGTTCAGGGTAGAGCTTTATTTAGTTACGCCAGAGCCATACCCTGCAATTTCACCATGCCATGAAGCCAAGCCCTGCAGTTTTGCTGCCAGCAGTGACAGTCCTGGAGAGAAGGGCAGAGCCAGCTTGCTTCTGCACCTTGAAGCCCAACTTCTCAGGAGTTGAAGCCTGGATCTGGCCTGCCAACACATCCCCGATTCACTGCACAGCTATTTAACAGGGCCTGACCACTTCTCCCATGCATTTGGTGGCTGCTCACCCACAGCCTTGAAGCCGCACTGCAGCCCAGGGCTACAATTCCCAGAAGCGAGGCAGGCAGTAGGCTTCCCTCGCTTTCCAACTTCAGTAGCTTTATTTTCTGAGAAAGTACGGAATAAAGATGACAAAAGTGCATATCCCAACTGTTCCAACAGGAAGGGACAAAGATGCTTTTTCTATAACACTGGCGTATCCTCAAAATATTTAGTCTCCACTTGAACTgaaagcctttgcctccctcttGCTAATTGCTGGCACATTCCCCTGCCATCAGGTTTGTTCCTCCTGTAGTAAATTTGACTTCTATAAAAAACCCAGCACCCTCTGATCTTAAACCCCCACAGCTGTACCTTTAACTTGGaacttgttgcttttttttggtaGCCAAACCCAAGCACAGACAAAACATTTCTAGCCCCATCGATAATGGAAATACCACCCACCTACAGGGTGGTAACACTCACATCCTCAGCCACTTATACATCTGTGTTTTTCAGGTCACAGTACTCAAATACCCCCAAGGCCTCCCACGTGCCCTGGGGTAGAcgtgcaggaggagaaaaagtcAAAAGAAATCAGCACATCTGAAATGTGTCAGATTTCCTGACTCTACCCTATTTTACTCTCAAAGTACCATGGGAGTCCTTACTGACTGTCCCATTACTTATCAGGCTATTCCTAGTGGCTTCCTAGAAATTATTTCCAATCTACACTTGCGTAAGTTGTCCTGCCCTTCCCATCACCTGCTTATCAACAAGAAAGCagctattaaaaacaaatgtaaaaaaacccaaaccactcagATCTCCTGTTTAAGGGCCAGGTTCAAGTCCACTAAGCTTCACTATCCTTGTGCTCTACAGGGGTTCAAGATCACAAACGAGCTCAGTGCTGTGCCCTTTAGGAAGCAAATAAATGGTGAATCACACTTGTAATTGAGGTTTTCTAATACGATGCGCTACAGTCATGTTTTAAACGCAGTCAGAACCTGCACTGCCCGGGGGAATGCTCCCCGAGCAGAGCGCAGGCTCACCAGGCGAGCTTGCCAGTAAACGCAAACACGGCACTTCGAGCCAAAATCCTGTTCACCCCCTAAACAAGAGCAATATATTTTTCAACCCTCTGTGCCCAGGAATAAGGCACAGGGGGGAATGTCACTTCTTGCCCTTTCAGGAGCTCAAATCTGACAGGATAAACACCGCCCGCCCCTCTCCTCCAGACCCAAAATGGTTTCCCTGCTGCTGAACAGGAAGCTCCCAACAcgcctggggacccccccaaaactcCAGGCTGCGCACCCTGCCTCGCACACTTCAAAACGTTGATCAAAAACACCCAGAGGCGGTTACCTGCCATCCATGCTGCTGGTCGAGCCCATCTCTCCTGCAGCCGCTTCTCCTCCGCGCTGCCCTGGCCGCAGAACAACCCAGGAAGTTTATTCCTATGACGGCAATTTCCTTCCAGGTTGTGGCAGCAGCTTCTCGCTGGCTCAGCTCCGCTGGGTTATTTTTGGCCTCGGACTCCAGATGAGCAGCTGGAATTAGTGTCCTCGGGCAGGGTGGCGTGGACCACATCCTGGTCACCCAGGCCCGCGTCACACAAGACCCACCGGAGCTCATCTGTCATTCTGGGGCTGCATTCGTTTGTGAAACAGCATGTTCACGCACATTTCTCCTACACGTGCTTTAAAGTCGACTTCCTACAGGAAGATCTGGACATAACTGAACCATCAGACACAGCACTGCCCTTCATTAGGGCAAAATATGTGACAGACAAGCTATagccagaaaattatttctagcaCCCGGACCAGTATTAACCCATCAGATGACAGACAACTGGGGATCTACTTCCTCCAACTGCTCCAGACAAGGAAACCGCAGGAATTGCCATGGTTCCAGTTCCTGTAAATTAATAAAGTACACACTGGATTTAGAGCCCAAAAAGCCTAATCTTAAATTTCATagatttctccctccttcccccttttTCTCCTTGCTAAGAAAGTCTAAATATATCAACTTCAAAAGCTTACTCTCTCAAACATGGAGAAACACTCACAGGATTTACTAAGcttcctcagctttttttttttttttttttaagggaacatCTTAATTTTGATTGTTTGGGTATGACAATGGCATAGTGAACATTCATCTCGAAGGACTTATCCAGAAAGCACACAGTACACAAGTCAGAACACAAGCACGTAGACACTACTGTTAAAGGATGTTTCTCACATACGGCTACTCAATTTGGTCattacagctgtaaaaataaGCAACTAAACCATCTAGCTTATTTTTACAATGTGTTTATGAGTAGAATAGCACAAGAGTTTTGTAACCCCCACTACAGCAGGAGGTTGCACCAAAAAATTTGCTTCAATCACTAGCCCAGCTTTACGCACATCATTGAAACCCAGAATCCTTCCCTATTTCAACATCATGAATCTTTGATTCTTCGCTGAAGCACATGCTTGCTTGTCGTACTTGCATGTACCACAATGGCAATCCAATCTGAGAAGCATCGCATTTGGAGTGAAAAGTCTCCTGGTTATTTAAGACAGTACTAGTACTGTTCAGGGCAGTAACTCAGCAATTGCTGAAAAACTTTAGGGCAGCTGAAGATCTCGCCTTTGAGGTGTTTTCTTAAAAGGTGCTGAATTAATCAGCAGGCTAAAAAAGTTCAAGAGAATAAGTGGGGTATGCTCTGGAGACATAAGACAAAGCTCAGTATGGGAACTGAAAACCATGCAGGGAGCTATCTGCATCcatcacagcagaagaaaacaagagtCTAAACCACCTCTACTAGTAACGCAGTGCTActaccaacagaaaaaaaaatatcaacagcaGGGGCATTAAGAAATCCTGTCCCTCAGCTTTGAGCAGGGACAAGCTTCTACCACAATGGTAGCTGCATCATTCTGACACAGCAGAATTTGTTTCTTAATCAGTACTGCCACCTTGTGAAATTCTCCTGCTAAATCGGTTGGGTTTTCCAAGTGTCAAATTTTCAGGCAGTTTATGCTCTAGTCAGTCCTGTATTGCTGACTAGTGGGAAGCACGCAGCCTCCTAGAAGAATAAGCATACCCACAGCACCTAAAAGAGCCTCTAAGTACTACTTACCACACAGCACTGATCAAGCTAACTAAATTGCTTTTCATTGTTTTGTCATTAGTGACAAAGTGGAGTCACTCAGGTTCCAGACAGAGGGTAAGGATTTATGGCTAGCTGGTAGCAATATggtaactgaagaaaaaaccaCAGTAGCTGCCTGAAACTGTTTTCAGATCTTGTTTTTCCATGATCAAACCTTCAGGGTGAAACATGGTGTAAGTCTTATTTTTAGATCTTCATCAATACGAACATAACACAGGAATTGCTGGTAGCACAGTAAGCACACTACACATCAATAGAAGCAAGCAAGGTGTGGGACAAAGGCACTCAATGAATGCAACCTGTTGAGGAGTGGCTCAACATCAACCAGCCAGAAACAACAGAACCACACCCAGGAACAGTTCACACAAATCCCCACCAGACCAAGCGGTTTTCTGTCACAGCCACACTGGGGCACATGCCTACACACCCTCACGACTTCACCGAGGGCCAGAGTGACAGCTACAGGAACAGTCCCTGCTACAGGCATCTCTGGCATCTGCTGAAGCTAATGCATTTTAAGGAAAACTTTCACAAACTTCCTCTGCTTAAAGGAAACAGCATCACAGACCAATCAGTTATTCAAACTGTAACCACACCCCTCAATTTCAACACATCTAAGGGATCAACACAGAAGCTGGTAACTCCAgcgcaaaaaaacccaacccacaagcTTGCCTGGTGCAGTGCCTTTGAAAAAGGAGCTAGGGTACATTAGCATAGTTTGACAGCACATTGATTCATCCATCCACATTTAAACAGGATAAAACCCATgaaattatattctttatttccattttcaatgTTTCACTTAGAATACCAGCTTCAAAAATAAATGGATGAAATAGTCGAATAAACTCGGAGCGTAACTGAACAGCAACTCTAGTCAACTACAGTTCCACAGGTGAAACTCTAGGAAACATCTTTACTCAAGTTAAAATATTGCACCCCTTCTCTAACACAAGTTGAAAGGAGTAAGATATTTCACCTCCAGACAGTATCTAAGAGATTATTGGAGGTACAGGAACAGACTAAAAATCTACTTCCAATGACACCAGTATAGCAAAATAGTAACTTGAAAAATATGTACAAAAGATATCTATACAACATGCCTAACAGTGCTCATACAATGCTCCACTGCACTGAAATTGCTAACACCACCATTTCCTTCTCAAACTCAGTTGTCCTCTGAAGAGCTGACCAGATCTCCCCCTCAGTCCTACTCCAATTAAGAGCCTTCTTGTTGGTCTTCGATCTTTGGAGCCAGGTAGTATTTTAAGTGTCCCATATCAGCAATCTTGTACTCCAcaactgggaaaaagaaaaagaacagtattCAGAAGGTTTTTCAGACAAGACATTCATTCAGGAGTTCTTAACGCAGCTCTAAGGTGGTGGCATTCTACAAGATTTTTCAAGGAGAGCTGCTTCTACTTACCAAGAGGAACATCTGCAGACATGCTGAGTGTTACCGTAGGTGACAGGGGAGTGGCTTTGGTAAAAAAGTTCAGGTACCTCAGAGCAAAGGTCAACTGGACTGGCTCATTCATCTCTATTGTGACCTAGAAAACCATCAACCAGGTGAGACTTCAATAAAAGCAAGCTGCAGCAAGTCCCCTTAAGTCTCTCAAGTAATTCAGACATCTCAAGCAAAGGCAGACAAGCGCTACTCCCCACTCTGCTCTGCTGAGCACAGCTTGCTGGCCCTGGAGATAAGGGCCTAAAGTTGGCAACAACCTGTTGCCTCCAACCTATAAACCAGAGAAATACACAATCCAATCAGCCAGCTTTAGCCCCCAATAGGTCAGAGAATGTCATATTAGTAGAAACCTCAACATTGAAGACATCACAGTAACTGTGAACGCTTAACTTACAGCTTCTTCTTCTTTATCCACATTACTCGTCTGTGACAGCTTAATGTTTCCATTGCCCAGCTCTCCATTAGATGAAAATTTCACACCGTCTTTTGCACAGGAGATGACAACTGCATCACCAATGTGGCTGAGATCTCTACAGATGCGCGCAAATTCAGCAGAAGGCATTTTCACTACACAGCTATATTCTTGTTCCTGCGAAGGAAGTGTCACAATTAAACTTCTACCAAGAAGCTTAATGTAGTCACTACACTTGAGGTTGTCTAGTCTTTCCAAAGGAAGTTATCTTACAAGCTCAAACTTCAAGTCTGATGCAAACATGGGAAAACACCCATTTCTAAGAGGCAGTGTCGTCAGTCATTCGAGCCACTACTTACTGGAATTCCAAGCTGCTCCACATCCAGATCCATTAACTTCATCTCATAATCAGAAACCTTTTCCTGATCTAAAGAAAGAAAGCATAGTTTGACCAACTGTTTCCAAGAAGTTATCATCCTGAATTTAACttttgcgccccccccccccccccccccagtaaaaaAAACATCTAAATTATGACAATAAGAGCTACCTTGTTTAATTAGAGGTAGAAATCTGAAAGTGACCCAAACAGGCTTTTGCAGGCTGTAAGAGGACAGCAACCCACCAAGAGCATCTGCAGGTGGCCTAAAGAAGAGTCTTTCTCTTACAAAAATAGCATCGGTCAGGTTGACTAAGCTTACATCTCCAGACTGTTTCAAGAGTTTAAGTATCAGGTGACCCCTCCCATTTCTGAACTATTTACTgtcatttccttccctcctgcattTGCATGGTTTGTGAAGACCACCTAAAACCATCACAGTAGCAAATTAGTTTCCACATCTAACACTCACTTGGTGCTTCAAACACTAGAGCCAACGTATCTGCATTGTCTTCTGCTCGGAGAGTTATGATGTCTTCGTTTCCAGCACACTTCAGTATTTTGGACATGCTGGGGCGGGGGGATAAAAGAAAGGTAGGTGACTCCCAAGATTGCAGGCAGACCGAGCCTACTACAGAGCGCGAATACAAGGCCAGCAAGGAGCAGCCGCCAGCCTCAGACGCGGCCTGCGGAGCTGCGCAGAAGGAGCAGAGATTCGGCTCgttgtgtcccccctccccgggcggcAGGAGCCGAGGCGCCATGGCGGGCCGCGCTCGGCCTCCCCCGCTCCCGAATGGGCTTTCCCGCCACTGGGCGCCGGCAGTGACGTCACCGCCGCCGAGCCCCGCCCCGCCAAAAACGGCGCGAGAGTTCTGAGGAGAATGGAAGGGCGGCGGGAAGAAGGGTAGAGAACGGGCTCCCAggggcccccgcccgccccggcagCCGCTGCCCCGGCACGGCGAGCGCAGAGGCGGCCCCTCGCcccgcaccccctcccccccccccggtccccgctccccgctcccctcagcgcctCAGGTCCCGGGCCCGCCCCCGTGGCCGGAGAaggcccccgccgctgcccgctcCCCACCTGTTGAGATTGACGCCCATGGCGATGTTGCGGTCGCAGCGGTAGGTATCGAAGCCCTCGGATCGCAGCGTGAGCTGCACCAGGGAGACATGCGAGGAGTCCATGCTCTGCAGGCTGATGCCGCCCGAGCCCAGGTCCCAGCAGGCCTCGGTGATGAGGTCCTTGAGGGCCTCCAGCACCCGCTTGAGCACCGAGCCCTGCACCAGCCGCGCCTCGAACATCCTCGCGGGAGCAGCGGCCGCCGACCGACAAACAACCGCGGAGCGCGACCGGCCGCCGACTGCCGCCGCCCGCCAAGCGCCCCTTTTATAGCCTTcccgcgccccgcccgccgccgcgccgcagcCAATCGCCAGCGGCCCTGCCCTCCCCGCGAAACCCTATCCACGCTCACATGGCGGATGCCCCTCGCTCTCCGTCCAAtcccgccgccgctcctcccCTTAATCCCGCCCCCTCGTCCGGCGGGAACCAATCGCCGCGCGGGATACACACTTCCCCCGCCTCCCCGTCCCCGTGGCGCCAGCCCGCCTCCCGCCTCGCCGTACGGCCATGGCCGGCGGGGGCCTAGCGGGGACGGCGGCTCCGGGAAGCCGCGCTCGCCCCGCGGCCCGGCTGAGGCGGCGTGGTGGGGGGGCTCTCTGATCCCTGCGGCCCGTCCCCCGGCTGCGCCAGCGGGGACAGCTCGGCGCGCTTCTCCTCAGAGGCCGGTTCCTGGCAGGAACTCCAGGCCTGAGTGAAAACCAAGCCGCAGTCTCTTCTTTCAGACGAATCCGCCACGCTTCTCCCCGCCCCCGCGAAGTTCCCGCGCGCGGGGCTTTCCCGGTCGCCAagccacacccccccacccccggcgaCACCAACGCACTTGCGCCCACCCGACATGGCGTCGGCGcggtgagggggggggtggtgggtgggctCACATCCGGGTACACCTGGGCGGGGCCAGATTTGGGCGAAGCCCCGCCCCCCGCGTCCATCTCGGCGCCGTCGATTGGGCGGCGGTAGTCGCGGCGCTTCGCTCTCTGTCGCCCCCTGGTGGCCGCGGCTCGGGGCGGCTCAACGGTGTcggcggcggagcggcgcggagcggagcggccgcgggcgcggggccgggatGACCGAGCTGCGGCAGCGGCTCGGCCGGGAGCCCGGCGGGACGCGGGAGCTCGAGGAGAAGGTGGGGATGCGGGTCGGGGAGCGGAGGGGACGAGGCCGGGGAGCGGGGCCTGCGGCGGGCTGGGTGGCTGCGCGGCCTGCAGACGGCggcgggagtgggggggggacgggacgggacgggacggggccggGACCCACGGACGGGACCCTCCGCCTCCGCTTTCTCTCGCCGGGGCCTCCGCTGCCACCCCCGTCCTGCCCCGCTCCGTGCGCCTCTGCCTGTGCTCTAGCAGCGCCGGCGAGGCCCCTCGCTTGGTTGATttgcctccccccgccccgggcgaaCCCCTTCGACAGCCCCAAAACCGGTCCCGAAGGAGCAAAGCCCGGCCCCGGGGCGAGTTTCTGTCCGTGGCTGGACAACCGCGTCCCCGATCCCGCCTTCTAGGAGCGCGGAGATCTGGGCATAGACTGTtttgctggggggtgggggggtacaGAACCCCGCGGGTTCCCATAGGGAAGCCTTTGGTATCTCCTAGGTCATGCCTAAGTGGGGTGCGTGGTCTCCATCGATAGTTTAGCGAGGTTTAACAGTTGCATTTCTCCAAAGAACCGTGAAAAGAAAACCCGACTCTCTTTTCCTGTAACGTCTCTTCTCTTTCAAACCCAAGCCCAGCTGGATGCTCCCAGCTTGGTGGTCGCTCCGTGAGTCATGTTGTCACCCTTGTCATCTTTACCTCCCGCGCCTCCCCAGAGAGGAGAGGACCAAGAGGAATAAGCAATCAAGAAAAACTTTGTAAATGATATTTGCAGGCTCACAGAGAACAAAAACTGGAGGGAAAAGCGGTTCTTTTCTGCGTTGGTGTTCAATGCGCCTGTCTTGGGAGCAACCCCGTACTTGTCCATTTGCCCTTAGTAGCATCATATTGATGTTTCCTCTGTTAACGCATGAAGTACGCAATTCAGAGGAGTGTGAAATCATcaggcaaaactggcttttgCAATTTAAATGCCATATTTAATGCTGTTTTGAATGCCAGTTTAACACCTGCTAGGAGCTGGACAGTCAGGTCGAGGAAGCTTTATTGTTGTGATGCGATTAGAAAGGGAACTGGGACAGAAAGCGCTCACCGCGTCGAGAGTGGGTTGCCTTGATCTGAAGTTTCTGCGTTTTTTGTAGCTTACGTGAAGCTGTCTCACATCCAGATTTGCTGAGCTCTATTAAGAGAGCAATAAGATGGTTCCTGTTCTGTTGTTGTTGTGCATAGGGCAAAGCTGTTTTCCTCTAGATAAGTACGTTTGTCTCAGTTGGAATTTACTTTGCAGCAGGAAGTCTTCAGGGACTTTTATATTCCAGCACTTTTGTGGGAGTTGGAAGACGTCCCTCAGCAGCCTGGAAGGACTAGTACTGCTTAACTGGTATGCAAACAAACTCCCTCGGCCAAGCTGCAATCTTGCTTTAGCTACTTGTGATGCATTCCTAAAGAAGGTCAGAGGGCCGCTATTTTGAGTGCAATCTTGTTATCTCCAGGCAAGTATGCTTTTTACTTATAATGAGCCTTCTGAAGGGCTCCTCTAATACTACCTTTGAGTCAATGACTTGAAGTGTCCTTACTAGAAAGAGGCAACATTTATGTTGTACTGCTCGTCCTAAAGCAGCTCAAATGaattgcaagaggaaaaaaaaaaaagaaaagatgttctcAAGTGGTGAAGAACAGCTCTTCTGAGGTGCTGAACGTGACATCTCTTTTAACGATAGAAAGCAGTTACGGGAGGCAGAGAATTTCCCAAAACTGTTAAAATCAAGCCTGGTAGGAGATTACCTGGTAACAGTAACACTGCCATTAGTAAAACCCTACAGTATTGTGCTTTCTGTGGCAGCAGACTTCagtggcagatttttttctttcctcccctgaGATCAAGCTGTTGTGTTTTTAGTGCTCGGGAAATGCCTGGCAGAGCCTGGGAATAACAGCAGTGTAAAGCCAACGCTGCAAAATTGCTCGTGCGCATCCAATTTATCGGTGGTCTTAGCCTGCCCAGTGCGTTGCCCCCAGGTATTGTTGTCGAGAGGGGAGATTCCTGTTTCTGCTTTGTCATTCAGTTAGCCTTGCCAGTTTATTttgccaagaaaaatattttatcaatgCATATTGCATTCTACAGAAACCCTTGTGTCTTCTGAAAAGAGTTCT from Accipiter gentilis chromosome 28, bAccGen1.1, whole genome shotgun sequence carries:
- the PCNA gene encoding proliferating cell nuclear antigen; translated protein: MFEARLVQGSVLKRVLEALKDLITEACWDLGSGGISLQSMDSSHVSLVQLTLRSEGFDTYRCDRNIAMGVNLNSMSKILKCAGNEDIITLRAEDNADTLALVFEAPNQEKVSDYEMKLMDLDVEQLGIPEQEYSCVVKMPSAEFARICRDLSHIGDAVVISCAKDGVKFSSNGELGNGNIKLSQTSNVDKEEEAVTIEMNEPVQLTFALRYLNFFTKATPLSPTVTLSMSADVPLVVEYKIADMGHLKYYLAPKIEDQQEGS